One genomic window of Cydia fagiglandana chromosome 20, ilCydFagi1.1, whole genome shotgun sequence includes the following:
- the LOC134674613 gene encoding uncharacterized protein LOC134674613: protein MSSPVRKSHRTGLLPVASMDEEDFTLVSRKKKARTAPRKTQCGTAEPANSGLRIATPSKALYVSRLHYTATAAEVVECVHQKTGYTLRVFQLRSRHYVHFKSFVVRVPRPLQGTIECADFWPKGVVFRRFRGKLPNPTQEQPMQRSHAVLSTK from the exons ATGTCGTCGCCGGTCCGAAAGTCGCATCGAACCGGGTTA CTCCCTGTTGCCAGTATGGATGAGGAGGATTTCACACTGGTATCAAGAAAGAAGAAGGCGCGCACGGCGCCTCGTAAGACTCAGTGTGGTACCGCCGAACCGGCTAATTCTGGCTTGCGGATTGCTACACCGAGTAAGGCGCTGTACGTATCGCGCTTGCATTACACCGCCACGGCTGCTGAAGTGGTGGAGTGTGTACACCAGAAGaccggctacacgctgagggtgttccagcttcgatcgcgccactacgtgcacttcaagtcttttgtggtgcgcgtgccgcgaccgctgcaggggaccatcgagtgcgccgacttctggccgaaaggtgtcgtgtttcggaggttccggggcaaactgccgaatccgacacaagagcagccgatgcaacggagccacgccgttttgtcgactaaatag